AGGCCAAGTCAGGGTGGATGTAGCCGTGCCGCAGGTAGACCCCGGCCCCGGCCGCCGCCGTCACCCCGATCATGAAGTTGGAGGTGGTGGTGGAAACCTTATAGGGGAGGCCCATGATCCGGTCCATGGCTAGGACCTTCACCGCACCCGAGCCTATGCCCAAAAGCCCCGAGAGAACCCCGGCAAGCCCCATCAGGAGGAAGCCCGGAACGACCCGGCGCACCGCATAGGGGATAGGTCCCCTTGGGCCAGGGTAGGTTCCCTGAAGGCGAAGGCGTACCGCCAGAGGGTCCGAGGGACCGGGGTCGGCCCGGTCCTCCTGCTCCCGATCCCGTAAGCCCAGGTAGGCAGCGTGGAGAAGCACCAGGCCAAAGACGCCCGCCACCACTTGGTGGGGTAGGAGAGCCGTGAGGGTAGCGCCCACCAGGGCCCCCGAGGTGGTGGCCACCTCCAGGAGCATGCCGAGGCGCAGGTTGGTGAACCCCTCCCGCACGTACGCGGCGGCCGCGCCGCTGCTGGTGGCGATCACCGAGACCAGGGAAGCCCCGAGGGCGAGCTTCAGGTCCACGCCGAAGAGGAGGGTAAGCATGGGCACCAGCACCACCCCACCGCCGAGGCCGGTGAGGGCCCCGATAAGCCCGGCCAGGGTGCTCCCCAGGAAGAGGAAGAGGGTAAAGGCCAGGAAGCTCATGTTCTAAGCCTATACCCCCATCCCGAGCCGGTCGGAAAGAGCATCCCGGGCTAGGCCCTGCTTATCCGGTAATCCCGCCCTGCCCAGCGCCCCTTCTCCGGATAATAAAAGGTGAACTCCAGGCTCTCAGCCCCCTCGAGGTCCAAAAGCACCCCGTGGAGGCCAAAGGGCAAGGGCTCGCTCGCCACATCCCGAACGCGCTGCCAGCCGTTAACCCCCAGGTGCAGGACAAAGGGTTCCCTCTCCTCCACCAGGAGCCCCTCGCCGGGGGCCAGGGCCCCCAGGGGGACCTCCCGCCGGAAGTGGCGCATCCGGGGCCTTCCTCCGCCCCCCAGGTACCGGGCTGCCACCCGCCCCAGGCGCTCGGGAGGTGCCTTGCCCTCCCGCCAGGCCAGGTAGAGCTTCAGGTACTCCGCGTGGGCCCAGAGGAGGGGCTGAGCGCTCCCCGTGGGCTTTCCCGGGAAGAGGTTCCGCTCGGGGATGGGCTCGGCGTCCCAGACCTGCTCGGGGATGAGCCCCCCGCGGCCCGTGCCGCCCGCCATAGAGCGGAGGTAGGGCAAGGGATCGTCTCCCAAGAGGAAGGCGGCCATCCCCCGCTCCCCGGTGAGGAGGGGCCAGGCCCTTCCCTTGCCTCTGCCGTCAAAGGGGCGTCCGTCCTCGTGCTCCCCGTAGCCGTCCTCGGGATAGCGGTGGTAGAAGAAGCCTGTGGGGGTCTCTACCCGAAGAAGGGCGTCGGCGAGACGGAGGGAGTCCAGGACCCTGGCGTCGTCCGGGGGCCTTAAGCCCAAGCGGACGAGCTCCAGAAACTCAAGCCCCACCAGGGCCGCGGGCTCCAGGCTCACCCCTTCCCGGTTTCTCACCTCCACCCGCCCCCTGAGGCCCAGGGGCCCTGGAGGGGAGAGGCGGACGTAGTGGCCCCGGGTAGCGTGGGCCAGGTCCAGCGCGGTGCCCTCCACGTAGGTCCACTCCTCTATCCGGGCGTTCCAGCAGTCGGCGAGGGAAAGGGCGTACTCCGCCTCCGCCCCCTCCAGGAAGCCGTAAAGGGTGGCCGCAGCCAGGGCGGCCACCGTGGCCGCCAGGGTGAAGGGGGAAAGCCCCGGGTTCTCCTCCCAGCGGTCCTGGGGGCTCACCGGCCCCTCGCGGGCGAGGAAGCCCGCCGCCAGGCGCACCATGGCCCGGGCCGCCCCCTCCGGAAGCCCGCCCCGCTCCTTCAGGGCCGCCGCCAGGAGGACGGGGAAGGCGGCCTCGTCCAGCTGAACACCCTGCCAGTAGGGGCGGCCGTCGGGGAAGAAGTTCTGCGCCCAGTGCCCGTCCCCATCCTGCGTGGCCGCAAGGTAGGCCAGGACGCGCCCCACGTCCTCGAGGCGGCCCAGGGCCAGGAGGGCAAAGGCCGCCTCCACCGCGTCCCGGGTCCAGACCAGGTGGTAGCCCCCGGGGTCGTCCCGGGCGTTGCCCCAAGGCACAGAGAGGCTCGCCACCAGGGCCCCGGGGTAGGTGCGGTCCTCGTGGGCCCTGAGGACCAGGAAAGAGCGGCGGGCGAGGGCCTCGAGGGCGGGTTCGGGGCCCTTCAGGTCCAGATCCCCCAGCTCCCTTCGCCAGAGGGCCTCCACCCGCCTTCGCACCCCTTCCAATCCCTCGGCCAAGGCGCCTTTCGCCAAGGTCTTGGCCCCCTCGGGCGTGGAGGCAAAGGCCAGGGCCAGGGTCCCCTCGGCCTCCCGCACCTCCCCCATCAAGGCCACGTTCCCGTCTTCGGCCCGGGGGAAGGTCCAGGTCATGGCCCCGTTCTTGGCGAAGTCCTGCCAGCCGTCGGAGAAGCCCACATATCCGGCGCTTCCCCGCGCGAAGGGGCCCAGAAGGGCGAGGGCCTCCTCTCCCTTCTTCGCCAGTAGGGCCCCCTCCTCCACCCACGCAGTGTTCCCCCAGCCGCTGCCGCCGAGGTGAGGGGCGAGGAGGGGGTAGAGGCAAAACCCCTCCCCCTCGAGGCGGAAGCCCACGAGGAGGGCATCCCGCCCGGGGTCGGGCACGAGGGCGAGGTGGAGGCGGTACCCCTCCCCCTCGTGCACCACCTCCACCAGGGGGGAGGCGGGGTCCTCCTCCAGAATCCGGTAGCGGGCCTCCCGCTTCACCTCGCGCCAGAAGCCCTCCCGAGCCACGATGAAGCCGAGGTCGCGGATCTGGGGCCGCCCCACCGAGGGCCAGAAGACCTCGTTCAGGATGCCGTGCCCCAGGGTGAACCAGAGGCGGCTCGTCCCCAGGGCGGTGCCCACCCGGTCCTTATCGCTCGTGGCCCAGGTGGGGGGGAGGCCGGGCTTGCCGAAGGCTTCCATCAGACCTCCTGGTCCGTGATGAGGAGGGCGTTGGCCGCGGCGATGCGCCGGGGGGGCAGGTCCTCCCCGGCAATAAGCCGCAGGACCGCCTTCCGCTTGGCCTCGCCCAGGGCCAGGAAGAGCACCTCCTCCGCGGTGGCGAGGGCCTTGGGCGTCAGGGTGAGGCGGAGGGGCGGGGGCTTGGGGCTATCCCGCACCACCTCCACCAGGCGGGGACTCTCCAGGGCGGGGTGGCCCGGAAAGAGGCTTGCCGTGTGCCCGTCCTCCCCCACCCCGAGGAGGGCGAAGCCTAAGGGGAGGAGGCCCTCTAGGCGCGCCTCCATGCGCGCCCGGGCCTCCTCCGGGGGAAGGCCCAGGGGGAAGGGAAGGAGATGGTCGGCCTGGGGGCCCAGGGCCTCGGCCACCTGGGCGAGGTTGGTGCCCCGGTCCCCGGGGGGAAGCCAGCGCTCGTCGGAGAGGACCAGGGTGGTCCTGAACCGGATCCCCCGGAGGGCCCGGTAGAGGGGGAGGGGCGTCCTTCCCCCGGCGAGGGCCCCGCTTGAGGCGTGGACCAGGCGCTCCAGGAGCCAGGCCAGGGCGGCCTCGAGGGCTTGCGAAGGGCTTTGGTAGACCGCCACCCTCATTCCCCCACCACCTCGTGCCCGCCAAAGGCGCGGCGCAGGGCGGCCAAGACCCGGAGGCGGAGCCCCGTCTGGTCCTGGCTCTCCAGCCTGGCGAAGAGGGCCTGGGCAACGGCGGGAAGGCTCACCCGCCTCTCCAGGGCCTCCATGAGGGCCCAGCGGGCCTCCCCCGTCTCGGCCACCACGGGGGCGATCCCCTCCACGCCTTCCGCCAGCACCTCGGCGAGGCGGTCCAGGAGGAAGCCCCGGACGATGGTGCCCTGGCGCCAGGCGGCCACCACCTGGGCCGGGTCCAGGCCGAGCTCCCTACCGGCGGCGAGGAGCTCCACCCCCTCGGCGTAGGCCTCCATGAGGCCGTATTCCACGGCGTTGTGCACCATCTTGGCGTAGTGGCCCGCCCCCGGCCCCCCGGCGTGGACCAGGCCGCCCCCCTCGGGGGCCAGGGCCACCAGGTAGGACCAGAAGGCCCTCACGTGGGCCGCCTCCCCCCCCACCATGAGCCCGTAGCCCTCCACCTCCCCGCGAACCCCCCCGGAGACGCCCACGTCCACGAAGCCCACGCCCCGCTCCGAAAGGGACTGGGCCCGGCGCCTGCTCTCCTTGTAGAAGCTGTTGCCCCCGTCCGCCACCCGGTCTCCCGGACGGAGGAGGGGGATGAGGGCCTCCAGGACCCCCTCCACTGCCTCGTGGGGCACCATGAGCCAGAAGAGCCGGGGGTCGCCCGGGGCCCGGGCCAGGGCCTCGAGGCTATCGGCCACGGGGATTCCCGCCGCCGCAGCGCGGGCCCGGGCCTCCGGGCTCGGGTCAAAGCCCGAAACGGCGAGGCCCTTCCCCCTGAGCCTCCGGGCCATGCCGAGACCCATCCTGCCCAAACCGATGAGCCGCATCATTCCCTTCCTCCTAGGGGGAGCCAGGCGTGGCCGGGCTCCAGGATCCCCTGGGCCGAGGCGGGCCCCTCGCTCCCCTCGGGGTACACCTCGGGCTCCCCCTCCTGCCAGGCCCGCAGCACGGGGTCCACGATGGCCCAGGCCGCCTCCACCTCCTCCTCGGAGGGGAAGTGGCCCAGGTCGCCCCGGAAGACCGCGAGGAGGGCCTCCTCGTAGGCGGTGTGCTCGGGCGCCCGCTCGGGGCGGAAGCGGAGGGTGTGGGGCTCGAGGCCCTCGCCCGCGAGGGACCTGCCGAAGAGGGTGAGGTCCAGGCCCACCTCCGGGTTCATCCAAAAGACCAGATACCCCCGGCCCACCTCCCCAAAGCAGCCCTGGGGCACCGCGCTCAGGGCCAGGGCCACGTAGCCCCTGTCCTGGGCTAGGCGCTTGCCGCTCCGCAGGTAGAAGGGCACGCCCTGGAAGCGCCAGTCGTCCACGTAGAGCTTCAGCGCCGCGTAGGTCTCGGTGCGGCTATCCTTGGGAACCCCTTCCTCCTCCCGGTAGCCTCGGTACTGGCCGCGGGCAGCAAAGCCCTTTGCGCCCTCAGGGATGGGACGCACCGCGCGCAAGGCCTCCAGCTTCCTCGCCCGGAGGGAGCCGGGGGAAAGCCTGGCCGGGGGCTCCATGGCCGCGAGGGCAAAGAGCTGGATCAGGTGGTTCTGGAGCATGTCCCTCAAGGCCCCCGCCCTGTCGTAGTAGGCGGCCCGCCCCTCCAGGCCCAGGGTTTCGGCGTAGGTGATCTCCACCCAGTCCACGTGGCCACCCCGCCACACGGGCTCCAGGAAGCGGTTGCCAAAGCGGGTGGCGAGCAGGTTTTCCACCGCCCACTTGCCCAGGAAGTGGTCCATGCGGAAGATCTGGTCCTCCCGAAAGTGGCGGTGGAGGGTCCGGTTCAGGGCCTTGGCCGAGGCCAGGTCGGTGCCGAAGGGCTTCTCCACCACGAGTCTGCGGAAGCCCGTCCTCTCCTGGGCAAGGCCGAGGGCCCCGAGGGCCTCCGCTGCCTGGGCGAAGAGGGTGGGGGGAAGGGCGAGGTAAAAGATGGCGTCCCCCTCGAGGCCCCTGAGGCTCCGCAGTCCCTCCGGGGTGAGCTCCGCCCTGAGGTAGCGCGTGCGCCGGCGGAGGACGGCCCAGGCCTTGAGGTCAGTACCGGGAAGGGCCCTGAGAAAAGCTTCCAGGCGGTCCAGGACCTCGCTCTCGCTCCAGGCTTCCCTCCCCAGGCCTAGGACCTCGAGGCCCTCCACCTCTCCCCGGGCGAGGAGGCGGAGGAGCGCGGGAACCAAAAACCTCCGGGCGAGGTCCCCCGTGAAACCCAGGATCACCAGCCTCACGGGGCCTCCTTTTCCCGGGAAACCGGGGGCCTTTGGCCCCGCAGCCGGGGGCTCTGGGCACAAGCGCCAAGGGACACCTGCCTTACCTCCAGATACACCCTAGCCCCTATCCCTGAAGGGGGGATGAAAGGCGGATTCAGGAACCCTCCTCTCCCCAGGTGGCCAGGCCCTGGGCCAGGGCCTCCCGTACAGATTCCAGAGGTTCGGGGAACCGGAGGAGGCCCTCCCCAGGTCGCCCAGCCTTGCCCAACTCCTCGTCCAGTAGGCGCTCCAGGGCCGCCAAGACTCCCGCGAGCCTCAGGAGCAGAAAGCGCTCTGGGCGGAAGGCCCGGGAACCTCCCAGGGCCAAGAGGGCGTCCTCCTCCGCCCTCCGAAAGGCCTCCAGCGGCACCCCTAGCCTGCGCCCCACCTCGAGGAGGTCCAGAAGGGCCTCGAGGGGGGGTTCTCCCTTGGGGGGTTCCCCGGGCGCTAGGCGGCGCAGCAGGGCCAGGGCACCCCGGAGCTCTGCCCGGAGACCCGAGAGGTGAAACTCCAGGACCTGTCGGTCCGTCTGGCACTTAAAGAGCTCGTAGCGGAGGACGGCGTTCTCCTTAAGGGCGGGGGAGGCCTCCCGGACCAGCTCGGCGTTTTTCTGGCGCAACAACGCCAAGTCCGCCTCGAGGCGGGCCACCTTCTCCCTCAAAAGGTCTATCTCGGTTTCCAGATGCGCCTTGGGCCCCCTCGGGCTCTTGCGGCGGAAGAAGGCCATCCTAACCCACCCCCCTTCGGGCCAAGGGGACGAGGGAAAGGAGGGCCAGGGCCTCTAGGGCCAGGGCGGCCCAAGCAGCATGGGCGGGGGAAAGGGTGTAGAGGTAGCCCATGAGAAGGCTCCCCAGGAGCCAGGCGACGCCAAAGGCCCCGTCAAAGAGGCCGTAGGCCCAGGCCGAACCCTGGGAGAGGTAGCCTACCCCAGCCCGCATCACGCTCTCCTGTAAGCCCAAGGCCCCTCCCCACAGGGCGCACCCCAGGGCCCAGGCCCAGGGACCCCTCCCCATCAGGACAAGGGGTGTGGCCAAGGCGGCCAGGACGGGCACGAGGAAAAGGGTTTTAAACCCCACCCGTTCAAAAGCCAGGCCCCCCAGCAGGGCGAGGAGGGCATCGGTCCCCATAGCCAAGGCAAAGAGGAGGGAGATCCCTGCCGGGGGCGCCCCCAACCGCTCCAGGTGGAAGGCCAAGATCTGGAAGTGAGCGAAGCCCAAGGCGAAGAGGAGGGCAAAGGCCAGGTAGAGGAAGAAAGTCCGAGGAAGGGGTTCCCGTACAGAACGGGAAGGATCCTCGGGCTCGAGCCCCCGGACCCGCCAAAGGAGGAGCAGGGCTAAAAGAGCCGGCACCAGTAGAGCCGCGAAGCCCAGCCGGTACCCCCCTTGGGCTACGGCCAGGGCCACGAAAAGCGGACCGAGAAAGGCCCCTCCCTGGTCCATGAGCTCGTGAACACCAAAGGCCCGGCCCAGGCCCACCTCTTTGCCCACCCGAGCCAGGAGGGCGTCGCGCACGGGAGTCCTCAGCCCCTTGCCCAGCCTTTCCAGGAAGAGAAGGAGGCTCGCGGCGTAGGGGCTCCCTACCCAGGCCAGAGCGGGGAGGGCAAGGAGGTTGAGGCTGTACCCCAGGTAGAGAAGCAGCCAGGCCCGGCGCCCCTCTCCCACCTGCCCCGAGAGCAGGCGGACGGCATAGCCCAGAAACTCCCCTACCCCCGAGACCGCCCCCACCAGGAGGCTCGTAGCCCCCAAGGTTCCCAGGAAGGCCCCGGAGATGCCCCGGCCTCCCTCGTAGGTGAAGTCGGCCAGGAGGCTCACCAGGCCGATGGCCAACACGAAACGCCAAGCCAAGCTCACCGCTCCTCCTTGGGCAGGTAGCGGACCACCTCTACCCGCTCCAGGGTGACGAGCCCCTCCCGCACCAACCGGTCCAAGGTGGGAAGGAAGGCCCGGATCTTGTCCTCTTCGTCCACGATCTCCACCATGACCGGCAGGTCCTCCGAGAGCTGGAGGATCTTGGCGGTGTGGATGCGGGAGTGGGCCCCGTAGCCCATGAAGCCCTTGAAGACGCTGGCTCCGGCCAAGCCGAAGCGCTTGGCCTCGAGGACGATGGCCTCGTAAAGGGGCCTACCCTCGTACCGGTCCGACTCCCCCACGAAAACCCGTAGGAGCTTGGCCTCGCCTGCAAGCCGCATCCCCCTCACCTTGCCTTCCGGTAGAGCTCAAGAAGCTCCCCCATCTCTTCTGGCCGCAGGGGGAGTCCTTCCAGGGCGCGGAAGAGCTCCTCCATGGGATAGGCCACCCGGTGCAGGCGAACCCGGCCCCCCTCGTAGAGGGCGAAACTGGCCCTTTGGTCTCCGTCCAGGGGCTGGCCCGCCGAGCCCGGGTTGACGAAGAGCTTTCCCCCAATGACGCGCACGAAGGGCAGGTGGGTGTGGCCGAAGACCACTACCTCTGCCCTGAGGCTCTCCGCCGCCTCCAGGAGCGCTTCCTCCCCTGTCTCGGGGTCTAGGCGGTAGTCGTAGAGAGGGTCCTGGAGGCTCCCGTGAACCAAGGCGAACCGGGTCCCGTCGGCGGCCCAGACAAGGTAGAGGGGAAGGCTCCGCAGATAGGCCAGGTCCTCCGGCCGTAGCGCGCTCCGTGTCCACGCCAGAAGGGCCCGCGCCAGATGAGCCTTGCGGGGGGCGGCCTTGGGGTCGGTGCCGAAGGCGGCCGCGTGGTCGTGGTTGCCCCGCACCGCCACCGCGCCCACCCGCTTGAGCCAGGAGAGGACCCCGCGGGGGCTCGGACCATAGTTGACCGCGTCCCCGGCGAAGAGGACAGCGTCCACTTTCCCCACCGCCGACACGATGGCCCTCAGGGCCCAGACGTTCCCGTGAAGGTCGCTCAGGATCAGGACGCGCATCGCCTTATCTCCTCCCTCCGCTCCTCGTAGTCCCAAAGGCCCAGCACCCCACCCCACTCCGCCAGGGCTCGGGCCGCCTTCTCCCCGCGGGGGCCTGGGGGGAAAAGGGGCAGGAGATGGGGGAGGCGCAGGACCTCCTTCTCTTCCAGGGCTTCCAGCACCTCCACCCAGGGGAGGGCTTCCAGGAGGTGGAAGAGGGCTTCTGGAGGCCGGGCAGGGTCTTCCAGCCAGGCCCGGCCTGCCAGGGTGAGCCCTAACGAGAAGCCCTGCTGCCGCCAAAGCCCAAGCTCCTCCCCCAGGGCCAAGGTGGCAAGCGGCTCGTCCACCGTCTGTCGCAGAGCAGGGAGGATCCCGGGCCAGCCTAGACCCTGCTCCACCAAGACGAGGGCCTCGTAGAGGTCCTTGGGGCCCACCGGGATCAACCCCGCCTCCACGGCCACCTCCTTCCCTTGGGCTCGTTCCCTGCTGGCTTAGCGGTAGGGGACGACCAGCGGGGCTCGAGGCCCCGGAGGACCCGACGGTAGCGGTCCTGAACCTCCCGCAGGTCCCGGATCCACGCCTCTTCGGGGGCCCGGGGGAACCAGTAGACGCAGGGGCAAAGGCGCCGCCAATCCGCGACCGCAGGTTCCCGGGCCCAAGAGAAGGTGAAGCGGCAGGCGAAGCGGGCCTCCCCCTCGAGACGAAAGGGGACCAGGTAGAGGCAGGCCCTGGGGTGGGCCAAGGCCTCGGGTATGGGGCAGGCCCCGCATACCTCGGGGGTCACCGGGCGCTCCTCCTCGGCGCCGCAGCGCCCCTCGCGGCGGTAAGGGCATACAGGCCATTTCTCCACGGCACCTCCTCAGTGCACCACCAGCACGGCGCACGGGGCGTAGCGCAACACCCGCTCGGAGACCGACCCCAGCATCCAACGTTGCACGGGGGTAAGGCCCCGACGCCCGAGCACGATGAGGTCAAACCCCTCGTCCTCCGCTACCCGGGCCAGGGTTTCCGCCGGGTGACCCACCTGGCTTCGGGTACGCAAGGGAACGCCCACCCTCTCCGCCTCGCGGTTGGCAAAGTCAAAAGCCTCGGCGAGAGGGCCCTGGACCTCCTCCAGTACCCCTTGCAACTCCACCCCGAGCTCAGCGAACTCCGGGGGTCGGACCACCGCCAAGGCCAAGACCTCACCCCCAAACACCCGGGCCAGCTCTAAAGCGGCCAACAGGGCTTTTTTGGCCATCTCTGAACCATCGTATCCTACCAGAATTCTACGAAACATCCTACACCCTCCTTCCCCTGAGGGCATCCCCAAGCGTGAAGAGGCCGCTCGTCAAGGCCCTTGTCTCCGCCCCTTCCCAGGGCTCAGCAACGAGCGGTCCCCAGTACAAGGGGGCGCCTTCCCGAGCCTTCCCCTCAGGGTCACAGGGGAGCCCTGAGGGCTGGCAGAAAGCGGCTTTCCCGGCGCACCCCCGAACCCCGGTCACAGTTCCACCTCCTCCCGAAGCCTTGCCGCTTCCTCCACGCGGTGGTATGGAAGGAAGAAGCGGTTGGCGATCCAGGTGGGCACCACGGCACTGGCGATGACGGCGGCTACCAGAAGGGAGTACTGGTCCTGGTTGATAATCCCGTGGCTGAGCCCATAGAGGCTGGAAATGGTACCGAAGGTGAGACCTGTGGACATCAGTAGGGTGGTGTAGGCGGCGTCCCGCCTTGGGTAGCGAAAGGCCAGGGTAGCGGGATAGACCCCCAGAACCTTGCTGGCCATCTTGGCGAGGAGAAGCGCCAGGAAGCCCCCGAACCCCGCCAAGAGGGCGGAAAGGCTCACCAGGCTCCCCGCTCGCAGGAAGTAGAAGGGGGTAAGAAGGCCCAGGATAAGGGTTCTTAGGCGCCGAAGAAGGCCGTGATCCTTACCCACGCTCTCTGCCAGGACCATGCCAACGAGATAGGCGGGGAGGACGGCTTCCGAGCCACTCCACACCGCCACGGCCCCCAAGGCGAAGAGGACGAGGAGGAGGACCTTGGCCTCAAACTCGTAGGTACCCCCGCCGTAGCGGGCAAAGAGGCGCCGGATGCCTGGAGGGAGGACGAGGAGGCCGAGGAGAAGGACGAGGGCGAAGATCACCGTCCGCCCTCCAAAAGGAGCAAAGAGAAGGCCCAAAGCCAGAACCGTCCCCAGATCGTTCACAAAGCAGGCAGCCAGGATCACCTTGCCGAAGGGGGTCTTATTGAGCCCGAGCTCCAGCATCACCGCGTAGACCACGGCCACGCTGGTGGTGGAGAGAGCGACCCCAGCCAGCCAGCTGGCCTGGCTGGCCCAACCCAAGAGGGCGTGGGCCAGAAGAGCAGCGCCCAAGAACGGCGCGAGGAAGCCCACTAGGCCAATTCCAAAAGCCTCCTTCCAGCTCCGCCTGAGGGTTTCTGGGTCCAGCTCCGCCCCGGCCAAGAAGGTGAGGAGGACGCTCCCCGTCCCTGCCAGAAAGGTCACCCATGGGGCTCCCGTCTGCAGGAGGTCCTTTCCCAGGAGGGACCCCGCCAACACGCCCACCAGGATCTCCGTGAGGGCCACGGAGAGGCGAACCCAGGTGGAAAGCAGGGTGGC
Above is a window of Thermus islandicus DSM 21543 DNA encoding:
- a CDS encoding sulfite exporter TauE/SafE family protein; amino-acid sequence: MSFLAFTLFLFLGSTLAGLIGALTGLGGGVVLVPMLTLLFGVDLKLALGASLVSVIATSSGAAAAYVREGFTNLRLGMLLEVATTSGALVGATLTALLPHQVVAGVFGLVLLHAAYLGLRDREQEDRADPGPSDPLAVRLRLQGTYPGPRGPIPYAVRRVVPGFLLMGLAGVLSGLLGIGSGAVKVLAMDRIMGLPYKVSTTTSNFMIGVTAAAGAGVYLRHGYIHPDLAFPVVLGVLLGALLGARVLPGAKVRSLRLLFSGVIALLGLEMLAQGLRG
- a CDS encoding glycoside hydrolase family 15 protein, with translation MEAFGKPGLPPTWATSDKDRVGTALGTSRLWFTLGHGILNEVFWPSVGRPQIRDLGFIVAREGFWREVKREARYRILEEDPASPLVEVVHEGEGYRLHLALVPDPGRDALLVGFRLEGEGFCLYPLLAPHLGGSGWGNTAWVEEGALLAKKGEEALALLGPFARGSAGYVGFSDGWQDFAKNGAMTWTFPRAEDGNVALMGEVREAEGTLALAFASTPEGAKTLAKGALAEGLEGVRRRVEALWRRELGDLDLKGPEPALEALARRSFLVLRAHEDRTYPGALVASLSVPWGNARDDPGGYHLVWTRDAVEAAFALLALGRLEDVGRVLAYLAATQDGDGHWAQNFFPDGRPYWQGVQLDEAAFPVLLAAALKERGGLPEGAARAMVRLAAGFLAREGPVSPQDRWEENPGLSPFTLAATVAALAAATLYGFLEGAEAEYALSLADCWNARIEEWTYVEGTALDLAHATRGHYVRLSPPGPLGLRGRVEVRNREGVSLEPAALVGLEFLELVRLGLRPPDDARVLDSLRLADALLRVETPTGFFYHRYPEDGYGEHEDGRPFDGRGKGRAWPLLTGERGMAAFLLGDDPLPYLRSMAGGTGRGGLIPEQVWDAEPIPERNLFPGKPTGSAQPLLWAHAEYLKLYLAWREGKAPPERLGRVAARYLGGGGRPRMRHFRREVPLGALAPGEGLLVEEREPFVLHLGVNGWQRVRDVASEPLPFGLHGVLLDLEGAESLEFTFYYPEKGRWAGRDYRISRA
- a CDS encoding 6-phosphogluconolactonase — encoded protein: MRVAVYQSPSQALEAALAWLLERLVHASSGALAGGRTPLPLYRALRGIRFRTTLVLSDERWLPPGDRGTNLAQVAEALGPQADHLLPFPLGLPPEEARARMEARLEGLLPLGFALLGVGEDGHTASLFPGHPALESPRLVEVVRDSPKPPPLRLTLTPKALATAEEVLFLALGEAKRKAVLRLIAGEDLPPRRIAAANALLITDQEV
- a CDS encoding NADP-dependent phosphogluconate dehydrogenase, with product MRLIGLGRMGLGMARRLRGKGLAVSGFDPSPEARARAAAAGIPVADSLEALARAPGDPRLFWLMVPHEAVEGVLEALIPLLRPGDRVADGGNSFYKESRRRAQSLSERGVGFVDVGVSGGVRGEVEGYGLMVGGEAAHVRAFWSYLVALAPEGGGLVHAGGPGAGHYAKMVHNAVEYGLMEAYAEGVELLAAGRELGLDPAQVVAAWRQGTIVRGFLLDRLAEVLAEGVEGIAPVVAETGEARWALMEALERRVSLPAVAQALFARLESQDQTGLRLRVLAALRRAFGGHEVVGE
- a CDS encoding glucose-6-phosphate dehydrogenase, with translation MRLVILGFTGDLARRFLVPALLRLLARGEVEGLEVLGLGREAWSESEVLDRLEAFLRALPGTDLKAWAVLRRRTRYLRAELTPEGLRSLRGLEGDAIFYLALPPTLFAQAAEALGALGLAQERTGFRRLVVEKPFGTDLASAKALNRTLHRHFREDQIFRMDHFLGKWAVENLLATRFGNRFLEPVWRGGHVDWVEITYAETLGLEGRAAYYDRAGALRDMLQNHLIQLFALAAMEPPARLSPGSLRARKLEALRAVRPIPEGAKGFAARGQYRGYREEEGVPKDSRTETYAALKLYVDDWRFQGVPFYLRSGKRLAQDRGYVALALSAVPQGCFGEVGRGYLVFWMNPEVGLDLTLFGRSLAGEGLEPHTLRFRPERAPEHTAYEEALLAVFRGDLGHFPSEEEVEAAWAIVDPVLRAWQEGEPEVYPEGSEGPASAQGILEPGHAWLPLGGRE
- a CDS encoding MFS transporter encodes the protein MSLAWRFVLAIGLVSLLADFTYEGGRGISGAFLGTLGATSLLVGAVSGVGEFLGYAVRLLSGQVGEGRRAWLLLYLGYSLNLLALPALAWVGSPYAASLLLFLERLGKGLRTPVRDALLARVGKEVGLGRAFGVHELMDQGGAFLGPLFVALAVAQGGYRLGFAALLVPALLALLLLWRVRGLEPEDPSRSVREPLPRTFFLYLAFALLFALGFAHFQILAFHLERLGAPPAGISLLFALAMGTDALLALLGGLAFERVGFKTLFLVPVLAALATPLVLMGRGPWAWALGCALWGGALGLQESVMRAGVGYLSQGSAWAYGLFDGAFGVAWLLGSLLMGYLYTLSPAHAAWAALALEALALLSLVPLARRGVG
- a CDS encoding DUF190 domain-containing protein, coding for MRLAGEAKLLRVFVGESDRYEGRPLYEAIVLEAKRFGLAGASVFKGFMGYGAHSRIHTAKILQLSEDLPVMVEIVDEEDKIRAFLPTLDRLVREGLVTLERVEVVRYLPKEER
- a CDS encoding metallophosphoesterase family protein, with amino-acid sequence MRVLILSDLHGNVWALRAIVSAVGKVDAVLFAGDAVNYGPSPRGVLSWLKRVGAVAVRGNHDHAAAFGTDPKAAPRKAHLARALLAWTRSALRPEDLAYLRSLPLYLVWAADGTRFALVHGSLQDPLYDYRLDPETGEEALLEAAESLRAEVVVFGHTHLPFVRVIGGKLFVNPGSAGQPLDGDQRASFALYEGGRVRLHRVAYPMEELFRALEGLPLRPEEMGELLELYRKAR
- a CDS encoding universal stress protein; this translates as MPSGEGGCRMFRRILVGYDGSEMAKKALLAALELARVFGGEVLALAVVRPPEFAELGVELQGVLEEVQGPLAEAFDFANREAERVGVPLRTRSQVGHPAETLARVAEDEGFDLIVLGRRGLTPVQRWMLGSVSERVLRYAPCAVLVVH
- a CDS encoding cation:proton antiporter, whose translation is MDWGIAAIWLGLAVLATLLSTWVRLSVALTEILVGVLAGSLLGKDLLQTGAPWVTFLAGTGSVLLTFLAGAELDPETLRRSWKEAFGIGLVGFLAPFLGAALLAHALLGWASQASWLAGVALSTTSVAVVYAVMLELGLNKTPFGKVILAACFVNDLGTVLALGLLFAPFGGRTVIFALVLLLGLLVLPPGIRRLFARYGGGTYEFEAKVLLLVLFALGAVAVWSGSEAVLPAYLVGMVLAESVGKDHGLLRRLRTLILGLLTPFYFLRAGSLVSLSALLAGFGGFLALLLAKMASKVLGVYPATLAFRYPRRDAAYTTLLMSTGLTFGTISSLYGLSHGIINQDQYSLLVAAVIASAVVPTWIANRFFLPYHRVEEAARLREEVEL